The proteins below are encoded in one region of Sphaerodactylus townsendi isolate TG3544 linkage group LG06, MPM_Stown_v2.3, whole genome shotgun sequence:
- the GPR4 gene encoding G-protein coupled receptor 4, producing the protein MCNVSLMSCHVDSKIDHLFPPTLYIIVIAVGLPTNCMALWAAYLQVRQKNELGVYLMNLSIADLLYIGTLPLWIDYFFHYDNWIHGQESCKLFGFIFYTNIYVSIAFLCCISVDRYLAVAHPLRFAKFRRVKTAVAVSVVVWAIEIGANSAPLFHNELFHDLYNHTFCFEKYPMEEWVAWMNLYRVFIGFLFPWVLMLFSYHGILRAVRGNISTEKEEKAKIKRLSLSLIAILLICFYIAPYHVILLSRSTVYLSKPCDCSFEEKVFVAYHTSLAFTSLNCVADPILYCFANEGARNDVAKALSTMVRFLASSKPKEMASASLSLDTPLSSQKGSFCRQSLPLSLSPSQAGLGMQGEELQMKVLTFSR; encoded by the coding sequence ATGTGCAACGTATCTCTGATGAGCTGCCACGTCGACTCAAAGATCGACCACCTCTTCCCGCCAACACTCTACATCATCGTAATCGCCGTTGGCCTCCCCACCAACTGCATGGCCCTTTGGGCGGCCTACCTGCAGGTCAGGCAGAAAAACGAGCTGGGGGTCTACCTGATGAACCTCTCCATTGCGGACCTGCTCTACATCGGCACCTTGCCCCTCTGGATTGACTACTTTTTCCACTATGACAACTGGATCCACGGCCAGGAGTCCTGCAAGCTCTTTGGATTCATCTTCTACACCAACATCTACGttagcattgccttcctctgctgcaTCTCTGTGGACCGCTACCTGGCCGTGGCACACCCACTGCGCTTTGCCAAGTTCCGACGTGTCAAGACAGCCGTGGCGGTCAGTGTGGTGGTGTGGGCCATTGAGATTGGGGCCAACTCAGCACCGCTCTTCCACAACGAACTTTTCCATGACCTCTACAACCACACCTTTTGCTTTGAGAAGTACCCCATGGAGGAATGGGTGGCCTGGATGAACCTCTACCGGGTCTTCATCGGCTTCCTCTTCCCGTGGGTGCTGATGCTCTTTTCCTACCATGGGATCCTGCGGGCCGTGCGGGGAAATATTTCCacggagaaggaggagaaggccaaGATCAAGCGCCTCTCGCTCAGCCTGATTGCCATCCTCCTCATCTGCTTTTATATTGCGCCGTACCACGTCATCCTGCTATCCCGCAGCACCGTCTACTTGAGCAAGCCCTGCGACTGCAGCTTCGAGGAGAAAGTGTTTGTGGCTTACCACACATCGCTGGCCTTCACCAGCCTGAACTGCGTGGCTGACCCCATCCTCTACTGCTTCGCCAATGAGGGGGCCCGGAATGATGTGGCCAAAGCCCTGTCCACTATGGTCCGCTTCCTCGCCAGCTCAAAGCCCAAGGAGATGGCCAGCGCCTCACTCTCACTCGACACGCCTCTCTCCTCCCAGAAGGGCAGCTTCTGCCGGCAGTCCCTGCCGCTGTCCCTGTCCCCGTCACAGGCTGGACTGGGCATGCAGGGCGAAGAGCTCCAAATGAAGGTATTGACTTTTAGCCGCTGA